From Thalassovita sp.:
AGATCGCCCGAGTTGTGGCGCTGGTGGGGTATTCCATGCCGATCTTCTGGCTGGGCCTGATGGGGCTGCTATTGTTTTACGGCATCCTCGGCTGGGTCGGCGGACCGGGCCGTCAGGGGATTTTCTATGAGGATATGATCCCCTCTGTGACCGGTATGATCCTGATTGACTCGGCACTGGCCGGGGATTGGGGCGCCTTCTGGGATGCGTTTTCCCATATCATCCTGCCGGCTTCGTTGCTGGGCTACTACAGCCTTGCCTATATCAGCCGGATGACGCGGTCGTTCATGCTGGAACAGCTTTCGGCCGAATATGTCACCACCGCGCGCGTCAAAGGCATGAGCGAATGGGCGGTGATCTGGGGCCATGCGTTCAAGAACATCCGGGTGCAGCTGATTACCGTGATTGCGCTGTCCTATGCCAACCTGCTGGAAGGGTCGGTCCTGACCGAGATCATCTTCAGCTGGCCGGGCATCGGCAGCTATATCACCACGGCGCTGCTGTCTGCGGATATGAACGCAGTGTTGGGCGGTACTGTTGTGGTGGGGCTGGTGTTCATCTGTCTGAACGTCTTCTCCGACCTTCTTTATAAATTCTTCGATCCGAGGTCCAAATGAGCAGTCAAGCATCCTCTTTGCACGCCTGGCTGACGTCTGAGACCCCGACGTCACGCCGGCAGGCCCGCTGGGCCGCCATCTACAAGGGCTGGCTGTCGCTGAAGTCAAACCATATGGCGATGGCTGGTCTGGCGATCATCATTGCGCTGATCACTGTGGCCGCCTTGGCCCCTTGGATCGCGCCGCATGATCCCTTTGTGCAGGATCTGGGCAACCGCCTGCAGCCGCTTGGCACCGAAGGCCATGTTCTGGGCACTGACAGTCTGGGCCGTGATATCCTCAGCCGGTTGATCTACGGCGCGCGGATCACGCTTTACATCGTGGCGCTGGTGGCGCTGATTGCGCCCATCGTCGGGCTGCTGGTCGGCACCATCTCGGGCTATGCCGGCGGGTGGGTGGATCTGGTGATGATGCGCATCACCGATATCTTCCTGGCCTTTCCCCGGCTGGTTCTGGCGCTGGCCTTTGTGGCCGCGTTGGGGGCAGGGATTGAAAACGCCGTTCTGGCGATCAGCCTCACCGCCTGGCCGCCCTATGCCCGGATGGCACGCGCTGAAACTCTGACAATTCGCGGATCTGACTATATCAGCGCGATCCGTCTGCAGGGGGCTGGTCCGTTGCGGATCATCACCAAACATATCTGGCCGCTCTGCATTTCTTCCCTGATCGTGCGGGTCACGCTGGATATGGCCGGGATCATTCTGGCCGCTGCCGGCCTTGGTTTCCTGGGGCTTGGTGCGCAACCGCCCAGCCCGGAATGGGGCGCCATGATTTCTGAGGGGCGCCGGTTCCTGCTGGATCACTGGTGGGTCGCCACCATGCCCGGCCTTGCCATTTTCACCGTGTCGCTGGCGTTCAACCTGTTGGGTGACGGTCTGCGCGACGTGCTGGACCCGAAGGATAGCAGCTCATGACCACGCTACTTGAT
This genomic window contains:
- a CDS encoding ABC transporter permease — protein: MVITLFSISITMLGLLLVTFLIGRVMPIDPVLAVVGERASQEQYDAVFKDLGLDKPLIVQFFYYVSDVLRGDFGQSLLTARPVADDIARVFPATFELATIGILLGCILGVPLGVIAAVRRGSWIDQIARVVALVGYSMPIFWLGLMGLLLFYGILGWVGGPGRQGIFYEDMIPSVTGMILIDSALAGDWGAFWDAFSHIILPASLLGYYSLAYISRMTRSFMLEQLSAEYVTTARVKGMSEWAVIWGHAFKNIRVQLITVIALSYANLLEGSVLTEIIFSWPGIGSYITTALLSADMNAVLGGTVVVGLVFICLNVFSDLLYKFFDPRSK
- the nikC gene encoding nickel transporter permease — its product is MSSQASSLHAWLTSETPTSRRQARWAAIYKGWLSLKSNHMAMAGLAIIIALITVAALAPWIAPHDPFVQDLGNRLQPLGTEGHVLGTDSLGRDILSRLIYGARITLYIVALVALIAPIVGLLVGTISGYAGGWVDLVMMRITDIFLAFPRLVLALAFVAALGAGIENAVLAISLTAWPPYARMARAETLTIRGSDYISAIRLQGAGPLRIITKHIWPLCISSLIVRVTLDMAGIILAAAGLGFLGLGAQPPSPEWGAMISEGRRFLLDHWWVATMPGLAIFTVSLAFNLLGDGLRDVLDPKDSSS